Proteins from a genomic interval of Stigmatopora nigra isolate UIUO_SnigA chromosome 19, RoL_Snig_1.1, whole genome shotgun sequence:
- the LOC144213039 gene encoding protocadherin gamma-C3-like, which produces MDSQKEPRRRHPCVKFHLLYTIVCLLDLARGQIRYSVPEELEHGAFVGNIAEDLGLDLDKLSARRFRIVSGTGRQYVEVNLENGVLFVNEKLDREELCEQSLACSFHLQVVIENPLELYRVEVEILDVNDNSPSFPWTQFNLDISESSTPGSRFPLESAQDLDVAPNSLRTYLLSVNEHFTLDVQTRSDGSKFAELVLRKPLDRERQGAHQMVLTAVDGGSPERSGTAQVDIAVLDANDNAPVFDQSFYRVRLMENAAKGSVVIRVHASDLDEGTNADVVYSFSGHAPIKVRQLFLVDPRTGEIRVKGPIDYEKTRMHEIYIQAKDKGPSAVAVHCKVLVNVVDQNDNIPEVILTSVSSPVHEDAPPGTVIAVISVTDKDSGENGKVDCEIPNLVPFQLHSSFQNYYTLVTSEFLDREAVAEYNITLTARDLGSPALFTRKTIMVQVSDVNDNAPQFKQPSYAVYLTENNAPGASVCSVTARDPDWGQNAYLSYSIMEDDIQKMPASTYVSINSDNGNIYALRSFDHERLKSFQVTVRAQDAGFPPLSGNVTVTVFILDQNDNAPVILSPLPQNGTPPTEVVPRSVDAGYLIAKIRASDADSGQNSRLFYQTLQATDPSLFSVALYTGEIRTVRQLTEKDPTRHRLVIVVKDNGQVPLSATVSIILSVVDSLPESAPDLGDLSPRPRHGSNFSLYLIVSLGAVSLTFLVAIIVIVSVRKLKDGVSAQESDFPSSDVCRRCCCYRTTSVDSDLFKKTNLNMRMSADAETSGDGARPPAYRYKMCLTQESSKSDFMFLKPCSPVLSVRQNNDSKSSDYLTSGWSALERNNLANNQNSTLKELKNSSKDWTWSNNQQNSAYKRYSSGNMEGTRPQRLEADEYFCSVAPQYWTWGTHKNDFKMSLQDGNNPMLTWSRTGSKPQSEVVDPHHGVYIPSQSADYQHNVYIPGTTSGYSTLKLAPRGDLDVYNTFSTFGKKKKLISKYEQPYEKDDGYIGSGIFK; this is translated from the exons ATGGACTCGCAAAAAGAACCCAGAAGACGTCATCCGTGCGTTAAATTCCACCTACTTTACACTATCGTTTGTCTCTTGGACTTAGCTCGGGGACAGATCCGCTACTCGGTCCCGGAGGAGCTTGAACACGGCGCTTTTGTGGGGAACATCGCCGAAGACTTGGGTTTGGATTTAGACAAACTATCCGCGCGGAGATTCCGCATCGTTTCCGGAACCGGGAGGCAATACGTGGAGGTCAACTTGGAAAACGGAGTCCTTTTCGTCAATGAGAAACTGGACCGCGAAGAACTATGCGAGCAGAGTTTGGCGTGTTCCTTCCACTTGCAAGTCGTCATCGAGAACCCCCTGGAGCTCTACCGGGTGGAGGTTGAAATCCTGGATGTCAATGACAACTCCCCTAGCTTCCCCTGGACGCAATTCAACCTGGATATTTCCGAGTCGTCGACGCCGGGTTCGCGCTTCCCGCTGGAGAGCGCGCAAGATCTGGACGTGGCTCCTAATTCGCTACGTACTTATCTACTAAGCGTCAATGAACATTTCACCTTGGACGTCCAGACTAGAAGCGATGGGAGTAAATTCGCCGAACTGGTTCTCCGGAAACCGCTGGACCGAGAACGCCAGGGCGCGCATCAGATGGTTCTGACGGCCGTGGACGGCGGTTCGCCAGAACGGTCCGGGACGGCGCAAGTTGACATCGCCGTTTTGGACGCCAACGACAACGCGCCGGTTTTTGACCAGTCTTTTTATCGAGTACGGCTAATGGAAAACGCCGCCAAAGGCTCGGTGGTCATCCGAGTCCACGCGTCAGATCTAGACGAAGGCACCAACGCCGATGTGGTCTATTCCTTCAGCGGACACGCGCCAATTAAGGTACGCCAGCTTTTTCTGGTGGACCCTCGCACGGGGGAGATCCGAGTAAAGGGACCAATCGATTATGAGAAAACTAGGATGCATGAAATTTACATCCAGGCTAAGGATAAAGGTCCTTCAGCCGTGGCGGTCCACTGCAAGGTGTTGGTCAACGTGGTAGACCAGAATGACAATATCCCAGAGGTCATTTTGACGTCCGTGTCCTCGCCGGTCCACGAGGACGCACCCCCAGGGACCGTCATCGCCGTCATCAGCGTAACGGACAAGGACTCTGGGGAAAATGGGAAAGTGGACTGTGAAATTCCGAATTTAGTCCCGTTTCAGCTCCATTCTTCTTTCCAGAACTACTACACTTTGGTGACGTCTGAGTTTTTGGACCGGGAAGCCGTGGCGGAGTACAATATCACCCTCACGGCGAGAGACTTGGGTTCCCCGGCTTTGTTTACCCGGAAAACCATCATGGTCCAAGTGTCTGACGTCAATGACAACGCGCCTCAGTTCAAACAGCCTTCCTACGCGGTGTATTTGACGGAGAATAATGCTCCAGGAGCCTCGGTCTGCTCCGTAACGGCACGGGACCCGGATTGGGGCCAGAATGCGTACTTATCCTATTCCATTATGGAGGACGACATCCAAAAAATGCCCGCTTCCACCTATGTTTCCATCAACTCGGATAACGGCAACATTTACGCCCTCAGGTCGTTTGACCACGAGCGTTTGAAGAGCTTCCAGGTGACGGTACGAGCCCAAGACGCCGGTTTCCCACCTCTGAGCGGCAACGTGACGGTAACCGTGTTTATTTTGGACCAAAACGACAACGCGCCGGTCATTTTGTCGCCCCTCCCTCAAAACGGGACGCCTCCGACGGAAGTCGTGCCGAGATCCGTGGACGCCGGATACCTGATCGCCAAAATCCGAGCATCGGACGCCGATTCCGGTCAGAATTCCCGTCTTTTTTATCAAACGCTGCAAGCCACCGACCCGAGTTTGTTTAGCGTGGCTTTGTACACGGGAGAAATCAGGACAGTCCGCCAATTGACGGAGAAAGACCCTACCAGGCACCGATTGGTCATTGTAGTGAAGGACAACGGACAAGTCCCCCTCTCGGCCACAGTTTCCATCATTCTGTCAGTGGTTGACAGCCTGCCAGAATCGGCGCCCGATCTGGGCGACCTGTCACCCAGGCCCCGTCACGGCTCCAACTTTAGCCTCTACTTAATCGTATCCCTGGGCGCCGTCTCCTTAACGTTCCTGGTGGCTATCATCGTCATCGTTAGCGTGAGGAAGCTGAAGGACGGCGTGTCCGCCCAAGAGTCCGACTTCCCCTCCTCCGACGTCTGTCGCCGTTGTTGCTGCTACCGCACGACGTCCGTCGACTCCGACCTGTTCAAAAAGACCAATTTGAACATGCGGATGTCAGCCGACGCCGAGACCAGCGGCGACGGCGCCCGGCCGCCAGCTTACCGCTACAAGATGTGTCTGACGCAAGAATCTTCCAAAAGTGACTTTATGTTCTTAAAGCCATGTAGTCCGGTTTTATCGGTCCGGCAAAATAATGACAGCAAAAGCTCGGACTACCTGACGTCCGGTTGGAGCGCGTTGGAACGGAACAATCTGGCCAACAATCAGAATTCAACTCTAAAAGAG CTTAAGAATTCCAGCAAGGACTGGACCTGGAGCAATAATCAACAAAATTCAGCATACAAAAG GTACAGTTCTGGAAATATGGAAGGCACACGTCCACAACGATTGGAGGCTGATGAGTATTTCTGCTCGGTAGCACCACAGTATTGGACTTGGGGAACTCATAAGAatg ATTTCAAGATGTCTCTTCAAGATGGAAACAATCCCATGTTGACCTGGTCTCGAACCGGGTCTAAACCTCAATCCGAAGTAGTGGACCCACATCACGGTGTatacattccttcccaatcagcGGACTACCAGCACAACGTGTACATTCCCGGCACCACGTCTGGCTACAGCACCCTAAAACTGGCGCCTCGGGGTGATCTGGATGTCTACaacactttttccacttttgggaagaaaaagaaattaataTCCAAATATGAACAGCCTTATGAAAAGGATGACGGGTACATTGGCAGTGGTATTTTTAAATGA
- the LOC144212997 gene encoding protocadherin alpha-C2-like, with the protein MAFLRLIAAFTVSALWAPALSITRYSIPEEMEEGSFVANLATDLGLDVRSMVERKAKLDVIHSKNYLDINKESGELVIREKIDRESICMTKTASCFLKMDVILENPIRIFNIELEIMDINDNAPVFRRKTIYLDVSEATPPGERFSLTNAVDADVGANTIETYYLSESKYFSVDIQTGSDGSKYVDLVLNGDLDRETDAVHHLILTAMDGGVPPRSGTASIIINVLDINDNAPQFSRDVFQVTLAENSGAGTVVLTLNATDLDQGTNAELLYSYTLYTSEKTQELFSLDRHSGEIKVKGAIDFEETSAFEMHIQARDQGSTPLLGNCKVMVSITDLNDNYPELTVKSLKSAVAENTPVGTLIAVVSVGDRDSGDNGEVELVLSQREMLPFTLNRSSEGYFQLLVSRPLDREVENKYEITLKVSDKGTPPLTESETFTLEIHDINDNAPAFPQSFYTIHVMENNLPGALLTSLSALDPDLNENQYLVYFIVEKEIANTSMSMLFSINPENGDLYALKTFDFEREREFLFHIEARDSGVRPLSSNVTVHIIVMDQNDNTPVIVSPWRAQGSVVEQVIPRSTDKGHLVAKVIAIDADSEQNGRVTYQLLQISDASLFSLDQYNGEIRTARMFSYRDPRHQRLVVVAKDNGNPALSTTVTIKISTVEHSTAFSETTELPLEYDVFTDLNLYLVVGLGAVSFLLLITILVIIVLKCQKPKPKALKMPPPNRNSVISRNSMISQRSSTIADSTLISSDAYWYSLFLAETRKGKVVVRQPIIPKGAGYFVSSIPRSIGPSETTESRASTLEYSK; encoded by the exons ATGGCGTTTCTCCGGCTGATCGCCGCCTTCACGGTCAGTGCATTGTGGGCTCCCGCTCTTTCCATCACTCGCTACTCCATCCCGGAGGAGATGGAAGAAGGTTCTTTTGTGGCTAACCTGGCTACGGATTTGGGTCTAGATGTTCGTAGTATGGTGGAAAGAAAAGCTAAGCTGGATGTCATTCATAGTAAGAATTATCTCGATATTAACAAAGAAAGCGGCGAGCTCGTCATCCGCGAGAAGATCGACCGGGAAAGCATTTGCATGACCAAGACGGCTTCGTGCTTTCTGAAAATGGACGTCATACTGGAGAATCCCATTCGTATTTTTAACATTGAACTAGAAATCATGGACATCAATGACAACGCGCCAGTCTTCCGGAGAAAGACAATTTATCTGGACGTTTCCGAAGCCACCCCCCCTGGTGAGAGATTCTCGCTGACAAACGCGGTGGACGCCGACGTGGGCGCCAACACTATCGAGACGTACTACCTAAGCGAGAGTAAATACTTCAGCGTGGACATCCAAACCGGCAGTGACGGCTCCAAGTATGTGGACTTGGTTCTTAACGGCGATCTGGACCGGGAAACGGACGCGGTGCATCATCTGATTTTAACGGCGATGGATGGCGGGGTTCCTCCACGATCCGGCACCGCCAGTATCATCATCAACGTCCTGGACATCAACGACAATGCCCCCCAGTTCAGTCGAGACGTCTTCCAGGTCACCTTAGCGGAAAACTCGGGCGCCGGGACCGTAGTTCTGACCCTAAACGCCACGGATTTGGACCAAGGCACCAACGCGGAGCTCTTATATTCCTACACGTTGTACACTTCCGAGAAGACTCAAGAGCTCTTCTCGTTGGACCGACATTCAGGGGAGATTAAAGTCAAGGGCGCCATTGATTTTGAGGAGACCTCCGCGTTCGAGATGCACATCCAAGCTCGCGACCAAGGCTCAACGCCGCTTTTGGGGAACTGCAAAGTGATGGTTTCCATCACCGATCTGAACGACAACTACCCAGAGCTGACCGTCAAGTCTCTAAAAAGCGCCGTGGCCGAAAACACGCCCGTGGGGACGTTGATCGCCGTGGTCAGTGTTGGTGACCGCGACTCTGGAGACAACGGGGAAGTGGAGCTGGTCTTGAGTCAGCGGGAAATGCTACCCTTCACCCTTAATCGATCCTCGGAGGGTTACTTCCAGCTTTTGGTTTCAAGACCACTTGACAGGGAAGTGGAGAACAAATATGAAATAACCTTGAAGGTCAGCGACAAAGGGACGCCGCCATTGACGGAAAGCGAGACCTTCACCTTGGAGATCCACGACATCAACGACAACGCCCCCGCTTTCCCACAATCCTTCTACACCATCCACGTCATGGAGAACAACCTACCCGGAGCCTTGTTGACCTCCCTCAGCGCCTTAGACCCGGATTTGAACGAAAACCAATACTTGGTTTACTTCATCGTAGAGAAGGAGATCGCTAACACCTCCATGTCCATGTTGTTCTCCATCAACCCGGAAAATGGCGACCTCTACGCCTTGAAGACCTTTGATTTCGAGCGGGAGAGGGAGTTCCTTTTCCACATCGAGGCGAGGGATTCCGGGGTTCGACCGCTAAGTAGCAACGTCACCGTTCACATCATCGTTATGGACCAAAACGACAATACGCCGGTTATCGTGTCACCATGGCGAGCGCAGGGTTCGGTGGTAGAGCAGGTGATCCCACGGTCCACGGATAAGGGCCACCTAGTGGCCAAAGTCATCGCCATTGACGCCGACTCTGAACAAAATGGCCGGGTGACCTATCAACTCCTGCAAATCAGCGACGCCAGTCTCTTCAGCTTGGACCAATACAACGGCGAGATCCGGACCGCCAGAATGTTCAGCTACAGGGACCCTCGCCACCAACGCCTGGTGGTAGTGGCCAAGGACAACGGGAACCCGGCTCTCTCCACTACCGTCACCATTAAGATATCCACGGTAGAGCACTCCACGGCCTTTTCCGAGACCACAGAGTTGCCGTTGGAGTACGACGTCTTCACCGACTTGAACTTGTACTTGGTGGTGGGTTTAGGCGCCGTTTCCTTCCTGCTCCTCATCACCATTCTGGTGATCATCGTGCTGAAGTGTCAAAAGCCCAAGCCCAAGGCGCTGAAGATGCCCCCGCCCAATCGAAATAGCGTGATCAGCAGGAATAGCATGATTAGCCAGAGGAGTTCCACCATCGCGGATTCCACTTTGATCTCCAGCGATGCCTACTGGTACAGTCTCTTTCTGGCGGAGACTAGGAAAGGCAAAGTGGTGGTGAGGCAGCCCATAATACCCAAAGGTGCTGGATACTTTGTTTCCAGTATACCCAGGAGCATAGGGCCCAGTGAGACCACCGAGTCCAGGGCCTCCACATTGGAG TACTCCAAATGA